Genomic DNA from uncultured Pseudodesulfovibrio sp.:
GGGAAAACTTTTGAAAAAGTTTTCCCCCCGCACCCCTCTTTCAAAACTTCCCGGGCCGGCGCCACCCTTCGGGAGGCGCTCATGGGATAGGTTCCGTGTTGCCGATTAACGAGAACACAGAACGTAATCTAACGTATGCGGCCGTATTTGTTGGGTTTCGTTCCTCAGCCCAACCTACAATTCCCCAGGCGTCAGTAAAAGATAGGGGTAGGGATAGCGCATTGGTTTGCGCCGGTGTGTGGCTTCACCCAGGTACGTCACCCCGGTGAAAAACGATGACATGCAAGGCGTACAAATCCCGGGGAATGCGTCGTACATAGAGTACGTCGCAGTGACGAGGGATGAAGCACAACGCAGCAGATCGCGTTTTTCAACAGCCTGCTACGTGCACTGTAATTCACCCGCTGTACCCAATGCGTTTCGTGAAATGGATCATGCCGTCCGCACCGTTCCCGGCTGTCCTGTAACCGGCTTTTTCCGCGAAAGTCCTGCCGCGGGCATTGTCCTCCCGAACCCGGACCGTAACGAATTCCACACCCAAGGCGCCTGCAAGGAACGGCTCGATCAGATGAAGGGCCCGGGTCCCCAGCCCTTGACCTTGATGCGAATCCTCGATCCGCATGCCGATTTCCACTTGCTTCGGGTCCTGCGTGTCAACCAGCAGTTCCATGCGACCTAGCCGCTCTTTACGATCTGCCGGCCGTATCTCGAACTCCAGTGTGAAACAGCCTTGGGAGAGCGGCGTCAGGAACAGTCGCCACAGAGGCCTGGTGCGGGCCGCCAGGCAAACGCCCTGCCCCTCGATGTGTTTGGGCAAACGAAAAACCTGTAGAAATCGCATGATACTTCGTCTCTTCCGGATAACAA
This window encodes:
- a CDS encoding GNAT family N-acetyltransferase, which produces MFVIRKRRSIMRFLQVFRLPKHIEGQGVCLAARTRPLWRLFLTPLSQGCFTLEFEIRPADRKERLGRMELLVDTQDPKQVEIGMRIEDSHQGQGLGTRALHLIEPFLAGALGVEFVTVRVREDNARGRTFAEKAGYRTAGNGADGMIHFTKRIGYSG